In Mercenaria mercenaria strain notata chromosome 15, MADL_Memer_1, whole genome shotgun sequence, a single genomic region encodes these proteins:
- the LOC128548734 gene encoding fibrillin-2-like, whose protein sequence is MNDDGSFMCSCDDGYELQTDNRTCNDINECLSNKGGCQHACLNEEGSYTCSCDDGYKLQSDGTTCINTNECLTNKGGCQHKCNEEEGSFTCSCDDGYELHSDGTTCNDINECLSNKGGCQHKCVNEEGSFTCSCDDGYKLYTDQTSCNDINECLVNRGGCQHICVNKEGSFMCSCDEGYELHTDERTCNDINECLTNNGGCQHTCLNEKGSFTCLCDDGYEIHTDGTTCNDINECLTSKGGCQHRCVNEKGSFTCSCDEGYELHTDGTTCIDINECLTNKGVCQHKCNNTKGSFTCSCDDGYGLHTDERTCNDINECLTNNGGCQHTCLNKLGTFTCYCYDGYELHTDGTTCNDINECITNRGGCQHTCLNVEGSFTCSCDDGYTLHTDGRTCNDINECLTGNGGCQHTCSNTEGSFFCSCIDGFELYIAGKQCLDINECETNKGGCEHSCSNTEGSFKCTCKNGYELQNDETTCTDVNECYLDNGNCDHACINMEGSYKCSCKEGYELLNDAKSCTDVNECQTNNGECLQMCMNTNGSFVCSCYNGFYLQNDGKTCSDVQECRTNNGGCKQRCENTEGSFKCMCWEGYKLHPNGLSCVDINECAVDNGKCENSCHNFFGTYTCACPVKHILKTDGLTCTDVSKQSVSSSIRLALDDETAISNYTVYVEIQKMLKLYFSTVTAAPLSVFVNSLRRGSVIADYTVVYDEKEDVNGTADLIVQAIIDLEDGGTLVFDEKQIHAKSLLPVSATDPCDVREQLAGQCEEGSYCEVNGRNPSCRKVSDSIHKDYNIIYAVIGVVGFLVVLVLLILCASQIRSYRNKEK, encoded by the exons ATGAATGATGATGGGTCATTCATGTGTTCTTGTGACGATGGATACGAACTACAGACTGATAACAGAACGTGCAATGATATAAACGAGTGTCTGTCAAACAAGGGAGGCTGCCAACATGCATGTCTTAACGAGGAAGGATCATACACGTGTTCTTGTGATGACGGATACAAACTGCAATCTGATGGAACAACATGTATTAATACAAACGAATGTCTGACGAACAAGGGAGGGTGCCAGCACAAGTGCAATGAAGAGGAAGGATCATTCACTTGTTCTTGTGATGATGGATACGAACTACATTCTGATGGAACAACATGCAATGATATAAACGAGTGTCTGTCAAACAAGGGAGGCTGCCAACACAAGTGCGTTAACGAGGAAGGGTCTTTCACGTGTTCTTGTGATGATGGATACAAACTGTATACTGATCAAACATCATGCAATGATATAAACGAATGTTTGGTGAACAGAGGAGGATGCCAACATATTTGCGTTAACAAAGAAGGATCATTCATGTGTTCTTGTGATGAAGGATACGAGCTACATACTGATGAGAGAACATGCAATGATATAAACGAATGTCTGACAAACAATGGAGGATGCCAACACACATGTCTTAACGAGAAAGGatcattcacttgtttatgtGATGATGGATACGAAATACATACTGATGGGACAACATGCAATGATATAAACGAATGTCTCACAAGCAAAGGAGGATGCCAACACAGGTGCGTTAATGAGAAAGGATCATTCACGTGTTCTTGTGATGAAGGATACGAGCTACATACTGATGGGACAACATGCATTGATATAAACGAATGTCTTACAAACAAGGGAGTATGCCAACATAAGTGTAATAACACAAAAGGATCATTCACTTGTTCTTGCGATGATGGATACGGACTACATACTGATGAGAGAACGTGCAATGATATTAACGAATGTCTCACAAACAATGGAGGATGCCAACACACATGCCTTAACAAGTTAGGGACATTCACATGTTATTGTTATGACGGATACGAACTACATACTGACGGGACAACTTGCAATGATATAAACGAATGTATTACAAACAGGGGAGGGTGCCAACACACTTGTCTTAACGTAGAAGGATCGTTCACGTGCTCTTGTGATGATGGATACACACTACATACTGATGGCAGAACGTGCAATGATATAAACGAGTGTCTAACAGGAAATGGAGGATGCCAACACACGTGTAGTAACACTGAAGGATCATTCTTCTGTTCTTGCATTGATGGATTTGAATTATATATTGCCGGAAAGCAATGTTTGGATATAAACGAGTGCGAAACAAACAAGGGAGGATGCGAACACTCGTGTTCTAACACGGAAGGATcgtttaaatgtacatgtaagaATGGCTATGAGTTGCAAAATGATGAAACAACTTGTACAGATGTAAACGAATGTTATTTAGACAACGGAAATTGTGATCATGCGTGCATTAATATGGAAGGGTCATATAAATGTTCCTGCAAAGAAGGATACGAACTTCTAAACGACGCAAAGTCTTGCACTGACGTTAATGAATGTCAAACAAACAATGGAGAATGCTTACAGATGTGCATGAACACAAATGGATCATTTGTGTGTTCTTGTTACAATGGTTTCTATCTTCAAAATGACGGTAAAACGTGTAGCGATGTTCAAGAATGTCGCACAAATAACGGTGGATGCAAGCAAAGGTGTGAAAATACAGAAGGCTCATTTAAGTGTATGTGTTGGGAGGGATACAAGCTTCACCCGAATGGTTTATCCTGtgttgatataaatgaatgtgcTGTCGACAACGGAAAATGTGAAAACAGTTGCCACAATTTTTTTGGAACATATACTTGTGCTTGCccagttaaacatattttaaaaacagatgGATTGACCTGCACTG acGTCAGTAAGCAGTCCGTTTCATCATCGATAAGACTTGCCTTAGATGACGAAACAGCTATTTCAAACTACACGGTATATGttgaaatacagaaaatg ttgaaactTTACTTTAGCACAGTCACTGCAGCACCGCTATCTGTATTTGTCAACAGTCTAAG ACGGGGGAGCGTTATTGCAGACTATACTGTTGTATATGATGAGAAAGAAGACGTGAATGGGACAGCAGATTTAATTGTTCAAGCAATAATAGATTTAGAGGACGGTGGAACCCTTGTGTTTGATGAAAAACAAATCCATGCCAAATCAC TGTTGCCGGTCAGTGCTACTGATCCATGTGATGTTCGTGAACAACTAGCTGGTCAGTGTGAAGAAGGCTCTTATTGTGAAGTTAATGGCAGAAATCCAAGTTGTCG aaaagtaTCGGATTCCATTCACAAAG ATTACAACATAATATACGCTGTAATTGGTGTAGTTGGTTTCCTGGTTGTACTAGTGCTGTTGATATTGTGTGCCAGTCAGATAAGATCATACCGAAATAAAGAAAAGTAG